One part of the Clostridium thermosuccinogenes genome encodes these proteins:
- a CDS encoding helix-turn-helix domain-containing protein translates to MRTLGDRLRFARERKELTQVDVSKLTGINNKTISNYENSISYPDPETLKILADLYDVSADYLLGRNEKKNKEVYYSIDVSDLPDEAIKQVEEYVEFMRQKYVSKKEKDKRR, encoded by the coding sequence TTGAGAACATTGGGAGACCGCTTGAGATTTGCCCGTGAAAGGAAAGAACTTACACAAGTTGATGTATCAAAGCTCACGGGCATTAATAATAAAACAATTTCCAATTATGAAAACTCCATCAGCTACCCCGATCCGGAAACCCTGAAGATTTTGGCCGACCTGTACGATGTTTCAGCCGATTATCTGCTGGGCCGGAACGAAAAAAAGAATAAAGAGGTTTATTACAGCATAGATGTCTCCGATTTGCCGGACGAAGCTATAAAGCAGGTGGAGGAATATGTGGAATTCATGAGACAGAAATACGTTTCCAAGAAAGAAAAAGACAAAAGAAGATGA
- a CDS encoding sensor histidine kinase — MFQFMSIKAYKKTFLSYMLILLLLFITISSLLYTYFLNIAFNAYTEKVSFAAYDVNQYMDRIVYRIDNFLSRLYSDSALWDDFYLFFTCSSPSEYTAKRIEHWRPDYSVSFLDSATAFVRESGYSISNIIYYSSTHIINMKYSPNGQIRYIITDTDPLEAMPASGCYVYSRELKDKRASYIGKVSFLINPLDKSKESFRDIPSAHYIRINDMVLNLSDHPYGELFKEKIISSDYTGKRTQGHLRLSNFRSVYYILNTSEKYGFTIFSFIPRAEIMEAANYRFTVQVILLLLLLTFFFAIYILASRFSNNYRLLCKIIGLINDAKKGKFTQIDSFANDELSLIVQHLNEMSTQLNSYIQKEYLLQIENFKAEMKALESQINPHFLYNTLERIRAYALGSGVSNVADAVGNLGRLYRVIVKSNTFLSIDEELKIGIDYLDLMCFLYGDDLMYHVDVSESCRQLKTIKIWMQPILENFFKHNFTGKEEYKIIIISGEEREDGYYFDFSSNIGHLDKESIEHLNSLFTPSKLLHEADEKNSEARSGIGLKNVYARLYYYYEGRVSMSIGNNDPSGIIISVVIYK, encoded by the coding sequence ATGTTTCAGTTTATGTCAATAAAAGCATATAAGAAAACTTTTCTTAGCTATATGCTCATACTGCTGCTGCTGTTTATTACCATCAGCAGCCTTTTGTACACTTATTTTCTGAACATCGCTTTTAATGCTTATACGGAGAAAGTATCCTTTGCAGCATATGATGTTAATCAATATATGGATAGGATAGTTTACAGGATAGACAATTTTTTGTCAAGACTATACTCGGACTCTGCCCTTTGGGACGATTTTTACCTTTTTTTCACTTGTTCTTCCCCCTCGGAATATACCGCAAAAAGAATAGAGCATTGGAGACCCGACTATTCCGTTTCTTTTTTGGATAGCGCCACTGCCTTTGTCAGAGAAAGCGGGTACAGCATAAGCAATATTATATATTACAGCTCTACCCATATTATAAATATGAAATATAGCCCCAACGGCCAGATTCGTTACATTATTACCGACACCGACCCACTGGAAGCGATGCCAGCCAGTGGCTGCTATGTTTATTCCAGAGAACTGAAGGATAAAAGAGCCTCCTATATCGGGAAGGTTTCCTTTCTCATAAATCCGCTGGATAAAAGCAAGGAATCGTTTCGGGACATTCCTTCCGCCCACTATATCCGTATAAATGATATGGTTTTAAACTTATCGGATCATCCTTATGGAGAATTGTTCAAAGAGAAAATCATATCTTCGGACTATACCGGAAAAAGGACTCAGGGGCATTTGCGCCTTTCAAATTTCCGTTCCGTTTATTATATTTTAAATACCTCTGAAAAATATGGTTTTACAATATTTTCCTTCATACCCAGAGCAGAAATAATGGAAGCGGCCAATTACCGCTTTACGGTGCAGGTGATACTCCTGCTGCTTTTATTGACTTTCTTCTTCGCCATTTATATTTTGGCTTCCCGGTTTTCCAATAACTATCGGTTGTTGTGCAAGATAATTGGGTTGATTAATGATGCCAAAAAGGGAAAGTTCACGCAAATCGATTCCTTTGCCAATGACGAACTGTCTTTGATCGTACAGCATCTGAATGAAATGTCGACCCAGCTTAATTCCTACATTCAAAAGGAGTATTTGCTTCAGATTGAGAACTTCAAGGCGGAAATGAAAGCCTTGGAATCCCAGATTAATCCTCATTTTCTTTACAACACTTTGGAGCGCATCCGCGCTTATGCCTTAGGCAGCGGCGTCAGCAATGTCGCAGATGCTGTGGGAAATCTTGGAAGGCTCTACCGCGTTATCGTAAAGAGCAACACTTTCTTATCCATAGATGAGGAATTGAAAATAGGTATAGATTATTTGGATTTGATGTGCTTTCTCTATGGTGACGACTTGATGTACCATGTAGATGTAAGTGAAAGCTGCCGCCAATTGAAGACGATAAAAATATGGATGCAGCCGATATTGGAAAATTTCTTCAAACATAATTTCACAGGCAAGGAAGAGTATAAGATTATCATTATTTCCGGCGAAGAAAGGGAGGATGGCTATTATTTTGACTTTTCCAGCAATATTGGCCATCTGGACAAGGAGAGCATTGAACATCTGAATTCTCTGTTTACTCCTTCAAAATTACTGCATGAAGCTGATGAAAAGAATTCGGAAGCAAGGAGCGGAATTGGCTTGAAAAATGTATATGCACGGCTTTATTACTATTACGAAGGCCGCGTGTCCATGTCCATCGGCAATAATGATCCCAGCGGAATCATTATCAGTGTGGTGATATACAAATAG
- a CDS encoding ABC transporter substrate-binding protein, with protein MKSGSCRCFCKIKKIILPALISAFIVIAAFPLLLTGCDFSRNSNTGTKTDNVTLIYYTIGHPDKDLKLVNDHLNILLMEKLGFKIDYRKIDWNDYHTTLSSLLMSGGDFDIAFAGSDEHGDFVGNAKKGYWLDLAPYLDNIGKDMYEAIHKDFWEGVTIDNHVFGVPTNKELAVPMHFIYNKELVDKYNIDITKYHDFASLEPLLALIAEKEPDYVPLALDMSRKNIFAPKSYEYVVSPAVPLMVNSYDETLQVVNIYETEHARELLSTLHNYFKKGYINADAPICYFSSLDFMEVKAFCSTASGGPYSANMWSSSWGYPVVSEQVSDPIIKTEDVQSSVMVVNAATRHPEECVKFLNLLNTDPETRNLINYGVKNIHYTLTPHDQVEVISDAYNAATYTQGNWFILKTLASEPQDKWEQFKKFNDSAVKSELFGFKPETSGYEKEISDITALMDTYGPALSTGSVDPEVYLPRLNEDLKKAGIEELKEELQRQINAWLQKKKM; from the coding sequence ATGAAATCGGGAAGCTGCCGCTGCTTTTGCAAAATAAAGAAAATAATTCTTCCTGCGCTGATCAGCGCTTTTATAGTGATAGCAGCGTTTCCCTTGCTTCTGACCGGGTGTGATTTTTCAAGAAACAGCAATACCGGGACCAAAACTGACAATGTAACTCTTATATATTATACAATAGGACATCCGGATAAAGACCTGAAGCTGGTAAATGACCATTTAAACATCCTTCTGATGGAAAAGCTGGGATTTAAAATCGATTACCGCAAAATTGACTGGAATGATTACCATACAACCCTTTCATCCCTTCTCATGTCAGGGGGTGATTTTGACATCGCCTTTGCTGGGTCGGACGAGCATGGTGATTTTGTCGGAAATGCCAAAAAGGGGTACTGGCTTGATCTCGCTCCTTACCTGGATAATATAGGAAAAGATATGTATGAAGCCATACATAAAGATTTCTGGGAAGGTGTAACCATAGACAACCATGTTTTTGGAGTTCCGACCAACAAGGAGCTGGCTGTTCCCATGCATTTCATCTACAATAAGGAGCTGGTGGACAAGTACAATATTGATATTACCAAGTATCACGACTTTGCATCCCTGGAGCCTTTGCTTGCGCTTATCGCCGAAAAGGAACCGGATTATGTCCCCCTTGCATTGGATATGAGCCGAAAGAACATATTTGCTCCCAAATCTTATGAATATGTTGTTTCTCCGGCTGTTCCGCTGATGGTAAACTCTTATGATGAAACCCTGCAGGTGGTCAATATATATGAAACGGAACATGCCCGGGAATTATTATCAACCTTGCACAATTACTTTAAAAAAGGTTATATAAATGCCGATGCGCCCATCTGCTACTTCTCATCCCTGGATTTTATGGAAGTGAAGGCTTTCTGCTCCACGGCATCAGGGGGGCCGTATTCAGCCAATATGTGGAGCAGCTCTTGGGGGTATCCTGTCGTGTCGGAGCAGGTCAGCGATCCCATTATAAAGACTGAAGATGTTCAAAGCAGTGTCATGGTTGTCAATGCTGCCACCAGGCATCCGGAGGAATGTGTAAAATTCTTAAATCTTTTAAATACCGACCCAGAGACGCGAAACTTAATTAATTATGGAGTGAAGAACATCCATTATACCCTGACTCCCCATGATCAGGTGGAGGTCATCTCCGATGCTTACAATGCAGCTACCTACACCCAGGGCAACTGGTTTATTTTAAAAACGTTGGCCAGCGAGCCTCAGGATAAGTGGGAGCAGTTTAAGAAGTTTAATGATTCTGCTGTAAAATCGGAGTTGTTCGGATTTAAACCCGAGACCTCCGGCTATGAGAAGGAAATTTCCGATATTACCGCTCTGATGGACACATACGGCCCGGCGCTTTCTACCGGCAGTGTGGATCCTGAAGTGTATCTGCCGCGATTAAATGAGGATTTGAAAAAGGCCGGTATAGAAGAGCTTAAAGAAGAGCTGCAGCGCCAGATAAATGCCTGGCTGCAAAAAAAGAAGATGTAA
- a CDS encoding carbohydrate ABC transporter permease, producing the protein MSKLNRIKPLTNYMFNLLFVILSLISILPVVLVFMASISSETSIAKYGYQFWPEEFSFVAYSFLWNERASIFQALFVSVCVTVVGTALGVLLTTTMGYVLSRLNFRGNGFYTWVVFIPMIFNGGMAANYVVVSKFLHLNNTIWALILPLCVSSFNVIVCKTFFRTTIPDSIIESVKIDGGGQLTIFLRIVMPISKPLIATIALFLSFGYWNDWFQSSLYISNKALLSLQAMLNNIQKNIEYIANNPSAGVSLQQYKNSMPTEPVRMAIAIVIVVPIACVYPFFQRFFIKGLTIGAIKG; encoded by the coding sequence ATGAGTAAACTTAATAGAATTAAACCTTTGACAAATTATATGTTTAATTTGTTGTTTGTGATATTGTCGCTGATCAGTATCCTGCCGGTGGTTCTGGTATTTATGGCGTCGATTTCTTCCGAAACTTCGATTGCGAAATATGGATATCAATTCTGGCCGGAGGAGTTCTCCTTTGTTGCCTATTCCTTCTTGTGGAATGAAAGGGCATCAATCTTTCAGGCATTATTTGTATCTGTTTGCGTAACAGTTGTGGGAACTGCTTTAGGGGTTTTATTGACGACGACAATGGGCTATGTCCTTTCGCGGCTTAACTTCCGTGGAAATGGATTTTATACATGGGTTGTATTTATACCTATGATATTTAACGGCGGAATGGCTGCCAATTATGTGGTGGTAAGCAAGTTTTTGCATTTGAACAATACTATTTGGGCTTTGATATTGCCGTTATGCGTTTCATCCTTTAATGTAATTGTTTGCAAGACCTTTTTCAGAACCACCATACCGGATTCCATTATAGAATCGGTAAAAATAGACGGAGGGGGCCAGCTGACGATATTCCTGAGAATAGTGATGCCAATTTCGAAACCGTTGATTGCAACTATTGCGTTGTTCCTTAGTTTCGGATATTGGAACGACTGGTTTCAGTCGTCCCTGTATATCAGCAATAAAGCCCTTTTGTCCTTGCAGGCAATGCTTAACAATATCCAGAAAAATATCGAATATATTGCCAATAATCCCAGCGCCGGAGTATCCTTGCAGCAATATAAGAACTCCATGCCTACTGAACCGGTGAGGATGGCTATTGCTATTGTGATTGTTGTACCTATTGCTTGTGTTTATCCGTTTTTCCAGAGATTTTTCATCAAAGGTCTGACCATCGGAGCTATAAAAGGATAA
- the adhE gene encoding bifunctional acetaldehyde-CoA/alcohol dehydrogenase, translating to MQKKEKAKAVNVSETLENTAGSIEALKEKLDAMRKAQKVFATYTQEQVDEIFSAAARAANQARIPLARMAVEETGMGVVEDKVIKNHYASEYIYNNYKYARTCGVIEEDRAFGIKKIAEPVGLIAAVIPTTNPTSTAIFKTLLSLKTRNAIMVSPHPRAKKSTIAAAKIVLDAAVKAGAPEGIIGWIDNPSVELTKELMREADLILATGGPGMVKAAYSSGKPAIGVGPGNTPAIIDDTADIKLAVNSIIHSKTFDNGMICASEQSVIVLAKVYDEVRKEFIYRGCYFLKPDELDKVRKTIVINGELNPGIVGQSAYNIAKLAGVDVPETTKILIGEVESTDLSEEFAYEKLSPVLAMYKAENFEEALEKAEKLIAAGGYGHTSSLFINTRETEKMAKHAQRMKTCRILINTPSSQGGIGDLYNFMLTPSLTLGCGTWGGNSVSDNVGIKHLLNIKTVAERRENMLWFRAPEKVYFKRGCLPVALNELKYVLNKKKVFIVTDSFLYKNGYTRCVTDKLDELGIAHTTFYDVQPDPTLSSAIEGAKAMRSFEPDCIIAIGGGSAMDAGKIMWVMYEHPEVDFMDLAMRFMDIRKRVYSFPKMGEKAYFVAIPTTSGTGSECTPFAVITDDRTGIKYPLADYELMPDMAIVDADNMMNQPKSLTSASGIDTLTHAIEAYVSVMATDYTDGLALKAMKNVFLYLPRAYEYGAEDPVAREKMADASCIAGMAFANAFLGLNHSMAHKLGAYHHLPHGVANALLLTEVMKYNAAEAPAKMGTFPQYGYPNALARYAECARFCGVDGKDDREVFEKFLSKIEDLKAAVGIKKTIAEYGIKEEDFLATLDEMVENAFDDQCTGTNPRYPLMSEIKEIYLKCYYGK from the coding sequence ATGCAGAAAAAAGAAAAGGCAAAAGCAGTTAATGTATCGGAAACTTTAGAAAACACTGCAGGAAGCATCGAAGCTTTGAAAGAAAAATTAGATGCGATGAGAAAGGCTCAGAAGGTATTCGCAACCTATACCCAGGAGCAGGTGGATGAAATCTTTTCGGCGGCTGCCCGCGCTGCCAACCAGGCCAGAATCCCCTTGGCCAGGATGGCAGTCGAGGAAACCGGCATGGGAGTGGTTGAAGATAAGGTTATCAAAAACCACTATGCTTCGGAATATATTTACAACAATTACAAATACGCCAGGACATGCGGTGTAATAGAAGAGGACAGGGCTTTTGGGATTAAGAAAATCGCAGAACCCGTAGGTTTGATCGCAGCAGTCATACCCACTACCAATCCCACTTCCACCGCTATTTTCAAAACACTGCTTTCATTGAAGACCAGAAATGCCATCATGGTGTCACCGCATCCCAGAGCCAAAAAATCAACCATCGCAGCAGCGAAAATTGTGCTGGATGCCGCTGTAAAGGCTGGCGCTCCTGAAGGCATAATAGGATGGATCGACAACCCGTCGGTGGAGCTCACCAAAGAGCTTATGAGGGAAGCTGACCTCATACTGGCAACCGGAGGTCCTGGTATGGTCAAGGCAGCCTATTCATCAGGAAAGCCTGCCATAGGAGTAGGACCGGGCAACACACCGGCTATCATAGACGACACGGCTGATATCAAACTGGCGGTAAACTCCATTATACATTCCAAAACCTTCGACAACGGCATGATATGTGCATCGGAGCAGTCCGTAATCGTACTTGCGAAGGTTTACGACGAGGTCAGGAAGGAATTTATTTACCGCGGATGCTATTTCTTAAAGCCGGATGAATTGGACAAAGTGCGAAAGACCATCGTCATAAACGGAGAATTGAATCCAGGAATAGTCGGACAAAGCGCATACAATATAGCAAAACTAGCCGGAGTAGATGTACCGGAGACAACAAAAATATTAATCGGCGAAGTGGAATCCACCGACTTATCTGAAGAATTTGCCTACGAAAAGCTATCGCCTGTTCTGGCCATGTATAAGGCTGAGAATTTCGAAGAAGCCCTGGAAAAAGCAGAAAAGCTTATAGCCGCCGGTGGCTATGGGCATACCTCTTCCCTCTTTATCAATACCCGCGAGACGGAAAAGATGGCAAAACACGCCCAGAGGATGAAAACCTGCAGAATTCTCATCAATACTCCATCCTCCCAGGGCGGTATCGGGGACCTGTACAATTTCATGCTGACACCTTCTCTCACCCTTGGCTGCGGCACATGGGGCGGCAACTCCGTCTCCGATAATGTTGGCATAAAGCACCTGCTCAACATAAAGACAGTTGCCGAAAGGAGAGAGAATATGCTTTGGTTCAGAGCCCCGGAAAAGGTTTATTTCAAAAGAGGCTGCCTGCCGGTTGCCCTCAATGAGTTAAAATATGTCTTGAACAAAAAGAAGGTTTTCATTGTTACGGATTCCTTCCTCTATAAAAATGGCTATACCCGGTGCGTCACCGACAAGCTGGATGAACTAGGCATTGCCCATACCACCTTCTATGACGTGCAGCCGGACCCCACTCTTTCCTCCGCCATTGAAGGCGCAAAAGCCATGAGGTCTTTTGAACCGGACTGCATAATAGCCATAGGAGGCGGTTCTGCAATGGATGCCGGCAAGATCATGTGGGTCATGTATGAGCATCCGGAAGTGGATTTCATGGACCTGGCCATGAGATTCATGGACATCCGCAAGAGGGTTTACTCTTTCCCCAAGATGGGCGAAAAGGCATATTTCGTAGCAATCCCCACAACATCCGGCACCGGTTCCGAATGCACGCCTTTTGCAGTTATCACCGACGACAGGACCGGTATCAAGTACCCTCTGGCTGACTATGAGCTCATGCCGGACATGGCGATTGTAGACGCGGACAACATGATGAACCAGCCCAAGAGCCTGACCAGCGCATCCGGTATTGATACGCTCACTCATGCGATAGAAGCTTATGTTTCCGTCATGGCCACCGACTACACCGACGGATTGGCTTTGAAAGCCATGAAGAACGTATTTCTATACCTGCCCAGGGCATATGAATACGGAGCTGAAGATCCGGTGGCCAGGGAAAAGATGGCCGATGCATCCTGCATAGCCGGCATGGCTTTTGCCAATGCCTTCCTGGGGCTAAACCATTCCATGGCTCATAAGCTGGGCGCATACCACCACCTGCCCCATGGAGTCGCCAATGCGCTGCTTTTGACAGAGGTTATGAAATACAATGCTGCCGAAGCTCCGGCCAAAATGGGCACCTTCCCGCAGTACGGATACCCCAATGCCCTGGCAAGATATGCAGAATGCGCACGCTTCTGCGGAGTGGACGGCAAAGACGACAGGGAAGTATTTGAAAAATTCCTGTCCAAGATAGAAGACCTGAAGGCTGCCGTAGGCATTAAGAAGACCATCGCTGAATACGGCATAAAGGAAGAGGATTTCCTGGCTACCCTCGACGAAATGGTGGAAAATGCCTTTGACGACCAGTGCACCGGCACCAACCCAAGATATCCTTTGATGAGCGAGATAAAGGAGATATATCTAAAATGCTATTATGGAAAATAG
- a CDS encoding ABC transporter substrate-binding protein — protein sequence MKGKKLAALLLSMSLFASIVAGCGNSGKGTDNTGTGTGTGNNATTTTATDEVATIKWVTVGNGMPDNYDAWKKNINSYLGEKIGVNIEMEVIPWGDWDSRRSVLVNTGGDYDILFTNSGTYTSDVKLGAFMDISDLVKTSASDLYNYIPSDYWDASKVDGKIYAVPTYKDSSATQYFVWDEKLAKDNGIEVEKITSLKDLVEPMKKLKEATGSAPFILSSSGLEAIFGMSYDSMSSGLPAIGVKYDDETRTVVNVFEQKDIMDQLSVLHEMYKAGIINADAPTLAETPSYRPFFVAQGWSLAAKTTWGPNMGVDAVAIQWGDTIVSNETVQGSLNCISANTKYPEKCLEFLQMVNLDTYVRDAFYYGLENDNFKYTEDKKIERLNTDWSMAGYTQGTFFTVSQLATDEFNQWDEVKELNAKAKGSVLLGFSFDTSSVADELSNCIEIYRRYKSELLTGMAEPVSTVKEMIKEMNDAGLQKIIEEAQNQINASF from the coding sequence ATGAAAGGGAAAAAACTAGCAGCCCTTCTTTTATCGATGTCATTGTTTGCATCGATAGTGGCAGGATGCGGAAATAGTGGAAAAGGGACCGACAACACTGGTACTGGCACAGGAACTGGAAACAATGCGACAACCACGACTGCTACTGATGAAGTGGCAACCATAAAATGGGTCACCGTAGGAAATGGAATGCCGGATAATTACGACGCATGGAAAAAGAATATCAATTCTTACCTCGGGGAAAAGATCGGCGTAAATATAGAAATGGAAGTAATTCCATGGGGTGACTGGGACAGCAGGAGGAGCGTACTGGTAAATACCGGCGGTGATTACGATATTTTGTTCACAAACTCGGGAACCTATACCAGCGATGTAAAGCTGGGAGCTTTCATGGATATTTCCGATTTGGTTAAGACTTCAGCATCTGACCTTTACAACTATATTCCCAGCGATTATTGGGATGCATCCAAAGTAGACGGAAAAATATATGCTGTTCCGACTTACAAAGACAGTTCAGCAACCCAGTATTTCGTATGGGATGAAAAGTTGGCAAAAGACAATGGCATAGAGGTTGAAAAGATTACCTCACTGAAGGACCTGGTAGAACCTATGAAGAAGTTGAAGGAAGCTACAGGAAGCGCTCCTTTCATCCTCAGCAGCTCCGGGCTGGAAGCTATTTTTGGTATGAGCTATGATTCAATGAGCTCCGGGCTTCCTGCAATTGGTGTAAAATATGACGATGAAACCCGTACTGTTGTGAATGTATTTGAGCAGAAGGATATCATGGATCAGTTGTCCGTATTGCACGAAATGTACAAAGCCGGCATAATTAATGCTGATGCGCCCACTCTGGCAGAAACACCGAGCTATAGGCCATTCTTTGTTGCACAGGGATGGAGCCTTGCTGCAAAGACCACTTGGGGTCCTAACATGGGCGTGGATGCAGTTGCCATCCAGTGGGGAGATACCATTGTATCCAATGAAACTGTTCAGGGATCTTTGAACTGTATTTCAGCAAACACCAAATATCCTGAGAAATGTCTCGAGTTCCTCCAGATGGTCAACCTGGACACTTATGTAAGAGATGCTTTCTACTATGGACTGGAAAATGACAACTTCAAATACACCGAAGATAAGAAGATAGAAAGATTGAATACCGACTGGTCAATGGCAGGTTACACCCAGGGAACATTCTTCACTGTAAGCCAGTTGGCAACCGATGAATTCAATCAGTGGGATGAAGTTAAGGAACTGAACGCAAAGGCAAAAGGTTCCGTGCTGCTGGGCTTTAGCTTCGATACATCTTCAGTAGCCGACGAACTTAGCAACTGCATCGAAATCTACAGACGTTATAAGAGCGAATTGCTGACCGGTATGGCCGAACCGGTTTCTACAGTGAAAGAGATGATAAAAGAGATGAATGATGCTGGTTTGCAGAAGATTATAGAAGAAGCTCAGAATCAGATAAACGCATCCTTTTAA
- a CDS encoding response regulator transcription factor, whose translation MYRLLIVDDEKEICEGLKLLIPWNDYGFTKIATAYSYEEAIQKAVDFKPHVSLIDVSIGDRMGYELVSVLKDQNINSEFIMISGYDNFQYVRQSLIVGAVNYLLKPINKEELIAQIRTIVVEKLGGSLDDSVKEPVEEDPILKVPYDKLSKLTNKILLITKSDYKQHLTMENIAARFQMNSKYLGRVFFKDTNMKYSDYLTAYRMYKAKHLIETTDEKIATIAHMVGYTQPNNFYVHFKAFYNVSPTDLRAADKTDG comes from the coding sequence ATGTATAGATTGCTTATAGTCGATGACGAAAAAGAAATCTGTGAAGGCTTGAAATTGTTGATTCCTTGGAATGACTACGGTTTTACCAAAATAGCGACGGCTTATTCCTATGAGGAAGCCATACAAAAAGCAGTGGATTTTAAGCCGCATGTTTCTCTTATAGATGTCAGCATCGGTGACAGGATGGGTTATGAATTGGTCAGTGTACTGAAAGATCAGAATATAAATTCGGAATTTATCATGATCAGCGGTTACGACAATTTCCAATATGTCCGGCAGTCGCTGATTGTGGGAGCCGTAAACTACTTGTTAAAGCCTATAAACAAAGAAGAATTGATTGCGCAGATTCGCACCATTGTGGTGGAAAAGCTGGGAGGAAGCCTTGATGATTCTGTCAAAGAGCCGGTGGAGGAAGATCCAATTTTAAAGGTTCCTTATGACAAGCTTTCAAAGCTGACCAACAAGATTTTGCTCATAACCAAAAGTGACTATAAACAGCATTTGACCATGGAAAATATAGCGGCTCGTTTCCAGATGAACAGCAAGTATCTTGGACGCGTCTTTTTTAAAGATACAAATATGAAATATTCCGATTATCTTACGGCATATAGGATGTATAAAGCCAAGCACCTTATAGAGACGACGGATGAGAAGATAGCTACTATTGCCCATATGGTAGGATACACGCAGCCCAATAATTTTTATGTCCATTTTAAAGCCTTTTACAATGTTTCGCCTACAGATTTGCGGGCAGCAGACAAAACAGATGGGTAG
- a CDS encoding ABC transporter permease: MSQKVKSFKARKWTRDDSELALLGLPTFVWYVLFCYLPMFGLILAFKDYKIKAGQGFLYSLIHSEWSGFKNFTYFINSNAFSMVLRNTILYNLVFIVLGIAIPVTLAILISYIYSKTLAKVYQTTMFFPHFMSWVVVSYFAYAFLSPDKGFLNSMISYFGGERVMWYMESKYWPFILVFMQVWKTTGYNMVVYLASITSIDTSLYEAATIDGANHWQQTRYITLPCMKPIMIMMFILSVGRIFYSDFGLFYQITRGVPNALYKVASTFDTYIYNSLQSNMPIGKTVAASFFQSVACCITILIANWIIRRIDKDSAII, from the coding sequence TTGAGTCAAAAAGTTAAGTCTTTCAAGGCCCGCAAATGGACAAGGGATGATAGTGAGCTGGCGCTCTTGGGACTCCCGACATTTGTATGGTATGTGTTGTTTTGCTATTTGCCCATGTTCGGGTTAATTTTAGCCTTTAAAGATTACAAAATCAAAGCTGGTCAGGGCTTCTTGTATAGCTTGATTCACAGCGAGTGGAGCGGCTTTAAGAATTTTACCTATTTTATCAACTCCAACGCCTTCAGCATGGTTCTTCGCAATACAATATTATACAACCTGGTGTTTATTGTTTTGGGCATAGCTATACCGGTAACCCTGGCAATTCTCATCAGCTACATTTATAGCAAGACCCTGGCTAAGGTATACCAGACCACCATGTTTTTCCCACACTTTATGTCATGGGTTGTGGTAAGTTACTTTGCTTATGCCTTCTTAAGCCCGGACAAAGGCTTCCTTAATAGCATGATAAGCTATTTTGGCGGCGAAAGGGTCATGTGGTATATGGAATCAAAATACTGGCCTTTTATTCTTGTTTTTATGCAAGTTTGGAAAACCACAGGCTACAACATGGTAGTTTATTTGGCCAGCATAACGAGTATAGATACATCTCTCTATGAGGCTGCTACTATTGACGGAGCCAACCACTGGCAGCAGACGAGATATATAACTTTACCGTGTATGAAGCCTATCATGATCATGATGTTTATATTGAGCGTAGGTAGGATATTCTATTCCGATTTCGGGCTGTTTTATCAGATAACCCGGGGAGTGCCCAATGCCCTTTATAAGGTTGCCTCTACTTTTGATACGTATATATACAACAGCTTGCAATCCAATATGCCGATAGGAAAGACTGTTGCGGCTTCTTTCTTCCAGTCAGTTGCCTGCTGCATTACGATTTTGATAGCTAACTGGATTATTAGAAGGATTGATAAGGATAGTGCGATTATCTAA